A single region of the Corticium candelabrum chromosome 15, ooCorCand1.1, whole genome shotgun sequence genome encodes:
- the LOC134190971 gene encoding intermembrane lipid transfer protein VPS13A-like, with amino-acid sequence MFEGLVTALLNKFLGPYIKNLDSSQLKLSIFSGNVSLEDLEVKPDALADKNLPIRVHAGFLHELRLKIPWRSLYTEPTIVVIDGVYLIVGPTTGFKYDAETAKKEAREKKQKELEQIEEKKRIEREGKPEEKSDGFVEKMVTQIIKNLQVTVKNVHIRYEDEVTCPGSPFAIGVTLQEVFAKTVDINWKEAVIKDAVQQIRKLVGIRNLAAYVETNAQCLAGLPLAEWKDGLTDRIRRNSKSPPDGIL; translated from the exons ATGTTTGAAGGCTTAGTTACTGCGCTTCTTAACAAGTTCTTGGGGCCGTACATCAAGAACCTCGACTCTTCGCAACTCAAACTGAGCATTTTCAGCG GCAATGTTTCGCTGGAAGATTTGGAAGTCAAACCGGATGCTCTA GCAGATAAGAATTTACCTATTCGAGTTCATGCTGGATTTCTTC ACGAACTTCGGTTAAAGATTCCTTGGAGGTCACTGTACACTGAACCAACAATTGTAGTTATTGATGGTGTGTATCTGATAGTGGGACCAACTACGG GATTTAAATATGATGCTGAAACTGCTAAGAAAGAAGCCAGAGAGAAGAAACAGAAGGAGCTGGAGCAGAtagaagaaaagaagaggaTTGAAAGAGAGG GTAAACCAGAGGAAAAGAGCGATGGCTTTGTTGAGAAGATGGTCACTCAGATCATAAAGAATCTACAG GTCACAGTGAAGAACGTTCACATTCGCTATGAGGATGAA GTAACATGTCCTGGGTCACCTTTTGCCATTGGAGTGACACTTCAAGAAGTTTTTGCCAAA ACAGTTGACATTAACTGGAAGGAGGCAGTCATAAAAGATGCTGTTCAGCAGATTCGGAAG CTTGTAGGCATTAGAAACCTTGCTGCTTATGTGGAGACGAACGCACAATGTTTAGCTGGTTTGCCACTAGCAGAGTGGAAG GATGGACTTACTGACAGGATAAGGAGAAACAGCAAGAGTCCTCCTGACGGTATATTGTGA
- the LOC134191344 gene encoding nose resistant to fluoxetine protein 6-like yields the protein MIETMLRYAATGIFFFCLSGVSNALHLQHDDFFAKSLTALAEKVSERTSLLKILQEGNDLCQYGNDSYATLTMLDATGKPGSNLMSIMSTGVVQWLGDYDECMSISHDVAHYCLFQGHVGHVSNSLTGGPNVTLPLVRWGLCVPRQCNESGLTAKVLNMLSTIVTFNLNDAEVMCQDSRPFTPFAIFVIVLSCIIGMVVCVATVFDYSRGCVKKTLQQLTWVTNGCGNVQNDSCEDSSLLGEGSKPKDEEGLNGVYEVLLAFSLVRNIPKLLDTSNSAKNIPCLHGIRAISMTWVILGHCYVFFVMVGLIANFKQGYNLPLEFAFQPIGNAYFSVDSFFFLSGLLIMYLTLQRLEATNGRFPWIKYYVHRFWRLTPTLLVALLLFWQLAPYLADGPLWRDVLDGQQKHCNDYWWSTLFYFNNFYPKFENMCMGWTWYLAADTQMYLFGPLFIIPAYLFGILGLIPLASALVLVLVVIATITAVEEFPANAISLRRSLSGGSVEDYHNMIYGKFYTRAAPYLVGMAVGYYLAKRDNMKKKEFKLWAVIGWIAAIALGMTVVYGLYGYEHGDAYSQAVSSLYLTFKSCLWGVCLAWVVYACSTGNGGIVDGILSWPVWFPFSRLTYSAYLLHPIVTMAYIASLKQPVSIDNFHMAYFFVSVTCLSYACAAILSLCVEYPMVALEKILLKMLKGRSTV from the exons ATGATCGAGACAATGCTGCGTTATGCTGCTACTGGAATatttttcttctgtttgtcaggAGTTTCAAACGCTCTTCACCTGCAACATGACGACTTTTTCGCCAAATCGTTAACCGCGCTCGCAGAAAAAGTTTCAGAACGGACGTCTCTACTAAAGATATTGCAAGAAGGCAATGACTTATGTCAATATGGAAACGACAGCTACGCTACGCTGACAA TGCTGGATGCAACTGGGAAACCTGGTAGTAATCTGATGTCTATCATGTCTACTGGGGTGGTGCAGTGGCTGGGAGATTATGATGAGTGTATGAGCATTAGTCATGACGTTGCTCATTACTGTTTGTTTCAAGGCCACGTGGGCCACGTTTCCAACAGTCTCACTGGTGGTCCGAATGTG ACTCTTCCTCTTGTTCGCTGGGGCCTTTGTGTTCCTCGTCAGTGCAATGAATCTGGTCTAACAGCAAAAGTTTTAAATATGTTGTCAACGATTGTCACTTTTAACCTCAATGATGCAGAAGTGATGTGTCAAGATAGTCGTCCATTCACACCATTTGCTATCTTTGTCAT TGTCCTTTCTTGTATCATCGGGATGGTTGTATGTGTGGCCACAGTTTTTGATTACTCCCGTGGCTGTGTGAAGAAAACACTTCAACAACTGACTTGGGTGACCAATGGCTGTGGTAATGTTCAAAATGATTCTTGTGAGGACAGCTCATTGCTGGGTGAAGGTTCCAAGCCTAAGGATGAAGAAG GTCTGAATGGGGTTTATGAAGTGCTGCTTGCTTTTTCTTTGGTTCGCAATATTCCCAAACTTCTTGACACCTCAAACAGTGCAAAGAACATTCCGTGTCTCCATGGTATTCGGGCGATCAGCATGACATGGGTCATTCTTGGTCACTGCTACGTTTTCTTTGTAATGGTTGGTTTAATTG CAAACTTTAAGCAAGGCTACAATCTGCCTCTTGAGTTTGCGTTTCAACCAATTGGCAATGCCTATTTTTCAGTGgattctttcttctttctcaG tggTTTACTGATTATGTATCTTACTCTTCAACGGCTAGAGGCTACCAATGGTCGTTTTCCATGGATCAAGTATTATGTGCATCGCTTTTGGCG TCTCACACCAACACTTCTTGTTGCTCTTCTTCTCTTTTGGCAATTGGCGCCATACCTAGCTGATGGACCACTCTGGAGAGATGTACTTGACGGACAGCAGAAACACTGCAATGATTATTGGTGGTCAACTTTATTCTACTTCAACAACTTTTATCCAAAATTTGAGAACATG TGTATGGGCTGGACATGGTATCTGGCTGCTGATACTCAAATGTATCTTTTTGGTCCTCTTTTCATCATTCCAGCTTACTT GTTTGGTATTCTTGGACTTATTCCTCTGGCATCAGCTCTTGTTCTTGTGTTGGTGGTAATTGCTACCATAACAGCTGTCGAGGAATTCCCTGCCAATGCTATATCATTGCGAAGATCattaag TGGTGGCAGTGTTGAAGATTACCACAACATGATTTATGGCAAGTTCTATACAAGAGCTGCACCGTATCTAGTAGGAATGGCTGTCGGCTACTATCTTGCCAAACGAGATAACATGAAGAAGAAAGAATTTAAA CTGTGGGCTGTCATTGGTTGGATTGCTGCAATTGCTCTCGGCATGACTGTTGTGTATGGCTTGTATGGCTATGAGCATGGAGATGCTTATTCACAAGCAGTCAGCAGTCTTTATCTGACGTTTAAGTCATGTTTGTGGGGTGTCTGCCTGGCATGGGTGGTGTATGCGTGTTCAACTGGAAATGGGG GTATCGTTGATGGCATTTTGAGCTGGCCTGTTTGGTTCCCTTTTAGTCGTCTAACATACTCAGCATACCTTCTTCATCCTATAGTCACTATGGCTTACATAGCCAGTCTGAAGCAACCTGTGTCTATTGACAACTTCCACATG GCTTACTTCTTTGTCTCTGTTACGTGTTTGAGCTATGCCTGTGCAGCAATTTTGTCATTATGTGTGGAATACCCTATGGTTGCATTGGAGAAGATATTGCTGAAGATGTTGAAGGGAAGGTCTACTGTATGA